The proteins below are encoded in one region of Pseudoduganella armeniaca:
- a CDS encoding PAAR domain-containing protein — translation MSIIGWIRQGDAASCGGTVKAGHPQYDSHGKPLAHHGSPIACRKNCVVVAGDHHFTLPDGLPQALHGDKSSNGCPLASTLNGIHGIGDPTGAPVVTAWFQPAAAALAATLAPEALEQALEQALDEAPWVPGQYDDRYVLLGASDGKPLAHTDYAIEREDGSVEHGTTDAQGHTHLLKQTLEQEHVRIYLVAEDA, via the coding sequence ATGAGCATCATCGGCTGGATCCGCCAAGGCGACGCTGCCTCCTGCGGCGGCACCGTCAAGGCGGGCCACCCCCAATACGACAGCCACGGCAAGCCGCTGGCCCACCACGGCAGCCCCATCGCCTGCAGGAAGAACTGCGTGGTGGTGGCCGGCGATCACCATTTCACCTTGCCCGACGGCCTGCCGCAGGCCCTGCATGGCGACAAGAGCAGCAACGGCTGCCCGCTGGCCTCGACGCTGAACGGCATCCACGGCATTGGCGACCCGACCGGCGCGCCAGTGGTCACGGCCTGGTTCCAGCCGGCCGCCGCCGCGCTGGCGGCGACGCTGGCGCCGGAGGCGCTGGAGCAGGCGCTGGAGCAGGCGCTGGACGAGGCGCCATGGGTGCCGGGCCAGTACGACGACCGCTACGTGCTGCTCGGCGCCAGCGATGGCAAGCCGCTGGCGCATACCGACTATGCCATCGAACGCGAGGACGGCAGCGTCGAGCACGGCACCACGGATGCGCAAGGCCACACCCACCTGCTCAAGCAGACGCTGGAGCAGGAGCATGTGCGCATCTACCTGGTGGCGGAAGACGCATGA
- a CDS encoding polymorphic toxin type 44 domain-containing protein yields MSAILDKNGKPMRLVAATNTTPVADAKAKQLRVCNCGNDVIPIAEYMVTEMRQNPFSEQGRKMTAANAYDINKEMQAWQALPWYAKLGGPPDFASIALSQKTMAYTIWAERVGPHRPWDHKPILLARLSKQNIFRKGWQRYGNEDYYFDIWSNIHYGYVGAACGFDESELLGGAGIAQAASDVWVKVKDLEKPTVQNHPENGAWANTFDDVPDQLSIKFGVRLYQQCKPAALNVATLLKLIASVPIPWGTPRNKAKRPHECPQ; encoded by the coding sequence ATGAGCGCGATCCTGGACAAGAACGGCAAGCCGATGCGGCTGGTCGCGGCCACCAATACGACGCCGGTGGCCGATGCCAAGGCCAAGCAGCTGCGCGTGTGCAATTGCGGCAACGACGTGATCCCGATCGCCGAGTACATGGTGACGGAGATGCGCCAGAATCCGTTTTCCGAGCAGGGGCGCAAGATGACGGCGGCGAATGCCTACGATATCAACAAGGAAATGCAGGCGTGGCAGGCGTTGCCGTGGTATGCGAAGCTAGGCGGCCCGCCGGATTTTGCCAGTATCGCACTCAGCCAAAAGACCATGGCCTATACGATCTGGGCGGAACGGGTAGGGCCGCACCGGCCGTGGGACCACAAGCCGATCCTGCTGGCACGCCTGAGCAAGCAGAACATCTTCCGCAAAGGTTGGCAGCGTTACGGCAACGAAGACTATTATTTCGATATCTGGTCGAATATCCATTATGGCTATGTGGGAGCGGCGTGTGGCTTCGACGAAAGCGAACTGCTTGGTGGCGCCGGCATTGCGCAGGCGGCGAGCGATGTCTGGGTAAAGGTCAAGGATCTCGAAAAGCCTACTGTCCAAAATCATCCGGAGAACGGGGCCTGGGCCAATACGTTCGACGATGTTCCAGACCAGCTTTCCATCAAATTTGGCGTGCGCCTGTATCAGCAATGCAAGCCGGCCGCGCTGAATGTCGCGACCCTGCTCAAGCTGATCGCCAGCGTGCCGATCCCTTGGGGCACGCCCCGGAACAAGGCGAAACGTCCGCACGAATGCCCTCAATAA